One window from the genome of Deltaproteobacteria bacterium PRO3 encodes:
- a CDS encoding PEGA domain-containing protein — MQAVVRKSSYLIYFLTAQLLLPPGLWAKASPAAGASPAKLKVGVVELYDGKVKPEAVEKVADTMRDELTRQSGFEVLPKPATYAFFESSPNLSGSGGDTLGLNRYLDQAKEFYKTFNFKEGIALLESTTQGYRSAKGALTDPFLLTDAYLMLGNIHLGNNDPKRAQEAFQEAVRLDPEREITELQYPPKTVALFQKARAEFLKKAKSASLEIQSSPAKVEAILNGNPKGTTPLKLERWTVGEHFVILRAPGYKPQAMKLNLKPEGLREKLSLEKVSDPSVNRHGLTVASLSDVDEQVRLGGAVGKALRLDKVVLVSVEEIGWNNKISARMIDIKYQASHKNQSVEVLDLPKDTRSAANHIAKDLNEAARVDLAKDPKKYADSDVIVIGTKKKKSIWKSPWLWGLVGVAVAGGATGALLLGKGGGSAASDNNATVSISGSSGRAP, encoded by the coding sequence ATGCAAGCGGTCGTTCGCAAATCTTCCTATCTCATCTATTTTCTCACCGCGCAGCTCTTGCTGCCCCCGGGCCTTTGGGCGAAGGCAAGTCCCGCGGCGGGCGCTTCGCCGGCCAAGCTCAAGGTCGGCGTCGTCGAGCTCTACGACGGCAAGGTCAAGCCCGAGGCGGTCGAGAAGGTCGCCGACACCATGCGCGACGAGCTGACGCGACAGAGCGGCTTCGAGGTCCTGCCCAAGCCGGCCACTTACGCCTTCTTCGAATCTTCCCCTAACCTGTCCGGTTCGGGCGGCGATACCCTGGGCCTCAACCGCTATCTCGACCAAGCCAAGGAGTTCTACAAGACCTTCAACTTCAAGGAAGGTATCGCCCTGCTCGAAAGCACGACGCAGGGCTATCGCTCGGCCAAGGGCGCCCTGACCGATCCCTTCTTGCTGACCGACGCCTACCTGATGCTGGGCAATATCCACCTGGGCAACAACGACCCGAAGCGGGCCCAAGAGGCCTTTCAGGAGGCGGTGCGCCTCGACCCCGAGCGCGAGATCACCGAGCTGCAGTACCCGCCCAAGACGGTCGCCCTCTTTCAGAAGGCCCGCGCCGAGTTTTTGAAAAAGGCGAAGTCCGCGTCTCTCGAGATCCAGTCCTCGCCCGCCAAGGTCGAGGCGATCCTCAACGGCAATCCCAAGGGGACGACGCCGCTGAAGCTCGAGCGCTGGACGGTGGGCGAGCACTTCGTGATCCTGCGCGCGCCCGGTTACAAGCCTCAGGCCATGAAATTGAACCTCAAGCCCGAGGGCCTGCGCGAAAAGCTCTCCCTCGAGAAGGTCTCCGATCCTTCCGTAAACCGCCACGGCCTGACCGTCGCCTCCCTCTCCGACGTCGACGAGCAGGTCCGGCTGGGCGGGGCGGTCGGGAAGGCCCTGCGCCTCGACAAGGTGGTTCTGGTCAGCGTCGAGGAGATCGGCTGGAACAACAAGATCTCCGCGCGGATGATCGACATCAAGTACCAAGCCTCGCACAAAAACCAGTCGGTCGAGGTCTTGGACCTGCCCAAGGACACCCGGTCGGCCGCCAACCACATCGCGAAAGACTTAAACGAGGCCGCCCGGGTCGACCTCGCCAAAGACCCCAAGAAATACGCCGACAGCGACGTGATCGTCATCGGCACCAAGAAGAAGAAATCCATCTGGAAGAGCCCCTGGCTTTGGGGCCTGGTCGGCGTGGCCGTGGCGGGCGGGGCTACCGGCGCCTTGCTGCTGGGCAAGGGTGGCGGGAGCGCCGCGTCGGACAACAACGCGACAGTGTCGATCAGCGGGTCCAGCGGCAGGGCGCCGTAA